The Thermomicrobiales bacterium genome has a segment encoding these proteins:
- a CDS encoding nucleotidyltransferase, which yields MTLTVNEGFESFLTRLTPTAAERSASAKHRESVKSALEAKFTVSRFFETGSFSHGTGVRSFSDVDVFVSVSGSRPDSSYATLEKIRNALAERFQVTLVTIDRPAVKVKFALGTETWEVIPAYEATQDSYGHLIYDIPGASVGSGWIQAAPDAHLTYVNACNESPSRGTGKALARLVKAWKYYCNVPISSFYLEMRAAQHVSSVETYIHVWDICLLLEKLNTHQLASMNDPAAASGRINACSSDAKREEALSKLATAAVRSRNALDAHKADKADLAFYYLGQLFAGQFPSRA from the coding sequence GTGACGCTCACGGTCAATGAAGGTTTTGAATCGTTTCTCACGCGGCTCACACCGACTGCGGCCGAGCGCTCTGCGAGTGCTAAGCATCGTGAATCCGTTAAATCGGCACTTGAAGCGAAATTCACCGTTAGCCGCTTCTTTGAAACTGGATCGTTTAGTCACGGCACAGGGGTGCGGAGCTTTAGCGATGTCGATGTTTTTGTCAGTGTCAGTGGCTCCCGGCCAGATTCGTCGTATGCCACTCTGGAAAAGATTCGCAACGCCCTTGCTGAGCGTTTTCAGGTAACTCTGGTGACGATTGATCGTCCAGCGGTGAAGGTCAAATTCGCTCTCGGCACGGAGACCTGGGAAGTCATCCCAGCCTACGAAGCAACGCAGGATAGCTACGGGCATCTGATCTATGACATTCCCGGCGCTAGTGTCGGATCTGGTTGGATTCAGGCAGCCCCCGATGCGCATCTCACGTATGTCAATGCCTGCAATGAATCCCCCTCCCGTGGCACGGGCAAAGCGTTGGCGCGGCTGGTTAAGGCTTGGAAGTATTACTGTAATGTCCCGATTTCATCCTTTTATCTCGAAATGCGCGCTGCTCAACACGTGTCTTCCGTCGAGACCTACATTCACGTCTGGGACATTTGCTTGCTATTGGAAAAGTTGAACACCCATCAACTGGCCAGCATGAACGATCCAGCGGCAGCCTCCGGTCGAATAAATGCGTGCTCTAGTGATGCGAAGCGGGAAGAAGCATTGTCCAAGCTCGCTACGGCTGCCGTTCGATCAAGAAACGCGCTAGACGCGCATAAGGCGGATAAGGCCGACTTGGCTTTTTACTACTTAGGTCAATTGTTCGCAGGACAGTTTCCTAGCCGCGCTTGA